One stretch of Niallia sp. XMNu-256 DNA includes these proteins:
- a CDS encoding cold-shock protein translates to MEQGKVKWFNAEKGFGFIEREAGEDVFVHFSAIQGEGFKSLDEGQSVTFEVEQGQRGPQAANVQKA, encoded by the coding sequence ATGGAACAAGGTAAAGTTAAATGGTTTAATGCAGAAAAAGGTTTTGGATTCATCGAGCGTGAAGCAGGAGAAGACGTATTCGTACATTTCTCAGCTATCCAAGGCGAAGGCTTCAAATCTTTAGACGAAGGTCAAAGTGTAACATTTGAAGTTGAACAAGGTCAACGTGGCCCACAAGCTGCAAATGTTCAAAAAGCTTAA